Proteins encoded together in one Coffea arabica cultivar ET-39 chromosome 2c, Coffea Arabica ET-39 HiFi, whole genome shotgun sequence window:
- the LOC113725215 gene encoding protein mago nashi homolog, with the protein MAETGDENAGEFYLRYYVGHKGKFGHEFLEFEFRPDGKLRYANNSNYKNDTMIRKEVFVTPAVLKECRRIVVESEIMKEDDNNWPEPDRVGRQELEIVMGNEHISFTTAKIGSLVDVNTSKDPEGLRIFYYLVQDLKCFVFSLISLHFKIKPI; encoded by the exons ATGGCGGAGACAGGGGACGAAAATGCAGGGGAGTTTTACTTGAGGTACTATGTCGGCCACAAGGGTAAATTCGGGCATGAGTTCTTGGAGTTCGAGTTTAGGCCCGACGGCAAGCTGCGGTATGCTAATAATTCCAACTATAAGAACGACACCATGATCCGTAAAGAGGTCTTCGTCACCCCCGCCGTTCTAAAAGAATGCCGTCGCATCGTCGTTGAAAGCGAG ATAATGAAGGAAGATGACAACAATTGGCCAGAACCAGATCGCGTTGGAAGGCAAGAGCTGGAGATTGTAATGGGGAACGAGCACATATCTTTTACCACTGCTAAGATTGGTTCTCTCGTGGATGTCAATACCAGTAAAGATCCTGAAGGTCTTCGAATCTTCTATTATCTTGTTCAG GATTTGAAGTGTTTCGTGTTTTCTCTTATCTCACTCCACTTCAAGATCAAACCCATTTGA